From the Lolium rigidum isolate FL_2022 chromosome 2, APGP_CSIRO_Lrig_0.1, whole genome shotgun sequence genome, one window contains:
- the LOC124689079 gene encoding salicylic acid-binding protein 2-like → MEAARGSGAKHIILVHGACHGGWSWYKVASRLRSGAAELSYHVATPDLAASGIDDRRLLEVPTFRDYTGPLLDVLRSLPEGEKAVLVGHSLGGLSVALAAELFPEKVAAAVFLAAFMPDCVSPPSEVVLKNGARSKYTPLDNEMQPQDAEGKLPSSFMFGQQFTEQMLYQLCSPEDLTLGKSLMRIGSLFLEDLQIQPPFTKDHYGSVRKVYVVCKQDETIPEEHQRWMVANNPVDEVMEIDGADHMAMLSTPDQVVRCIIDVAKRYN, encoded by the exons ATGGAGGCAGCTCGTGGCAGCGGAGCCAAGCACATCATTCTCGTCCATGGCGCGTGCCACGGAGGCTGGAGCTGGTACAAGGTGGCGTCTCGGCTGCGATCAGGGGCGGCAGAGCTCAGCTACCACGTCGCAACCCCGGACCTCGCTGCGTCGGGGATCGATGACCGCCGGCTGTTGGAGGTGCCGACGTTCCGCGACTACACGGGCCCGCTGCTCGACGTGCTACGGTCGCTACCGGAGGGTGAGAAGGCAGTGCTCGTCGGCCACAGCCTCGGGGGCCTGAGCGTCGCGCTCGCAGCGGAGCTGTTCCCGGAGAAGGTCGCCGCCGCGGTGTTCCTCGCCGCTTTCATGCCGGACTGCGTGTCGCCGCCATCGGAGGTGGTTCTTAAG AATGGTGCGCGCAGCAAGTATACCCCGTTGGACAATGAGATGCAACCCCAAGATGCAGAGGGAAAACTCCCATCTTCCTTCATGTTCGGGCAACAGTTTACAGAACAAATGTTGTATCAGTTGTGCTCGCCTGAG GACCTCACACTTGGGAAATCTCTCATGCGAATCGGCTCCCTCTTCCTGGAAGACCTGCAAATCCAGCCGccattcaccaaggatcactatgGATCAGTGCGTAAGGTCTATGTTGTCTGCAAGCAAGATGAGACCATTCCTGAGGAGCACCAGAGGTGGATGGTGGCGAACAATCCGGTGGATGAGGTCATGGAGATCGACGGTGCGGATCACATGGCAATGCTCTCTACGCCCGACCAGGTTGTGAGGTGCATCATTGATGTTGCTAAAAGATACAATTGA